In one window of Tenacibaculum mesophilum DNA:
- a CDS encoding DUF6304 family protein: MDINNRLMRQYKATYQDKRGTEKIIIKSNGSVLFSTIRGIDFYGGDFDQLTTNSIDNTKFDYNMFADGSGDITNFSLKIIFLIQFFNATTNQTVTEHLIVTVVVGEHATIDSLDHEINSLTLNASFGKFIVENKLEWMEEALIALQNQLPPNIYLKTCLSCKFSNYHPVGNGIFGSLCCFKNYKKQLKQIQSKFDLLDLWTEERIKANKLFFVQETFDCKEHQIPTKADWFYKNWTKTI; this comes from the coding sequence ATGGATATAAATAATAGGTTAATGCGTCAATACAAAGCCACATACCAAGACAAAAGAGGAACAGAAAAAATTATCATAAAATCTAATGGTAGTGTGTTGTTTTCAACCATTAGAGGCATTGATTTTTATGGAGGAGATTTTGATCAACTCACGACAAACAGCATTGACAATACCAAGTTTGATTACAATATGTTTGCCGATGGTTCGGGAGATATCACCAATTTTAGTCTCAAGATTATATTTCTTATTCAATTCTTTAATGCCACAACTAACCAAACAGTTACAGAACACTTAATTGTAACTGTAGTAGTTGGAGAGCACGCAACTATAGACAGCTTGGATCATGAAATTAACAGCTTAACCCTAAACGCTTCTTTCGGAAAATTTATAGTCGAAAATAAGTTGGAATGGATGGAAGAGGCCCTCATTGCACTTCAAAATCAACTACCACCAAATATTTATTTAAAAACCTGTTTAAGCTGTAAGTTCTCTAACTATCATCCTGTAGGAAACGGGATATTCGGGTCATTGTGTTGTTTTAAAAATTATAAAAAGCAGCTGAAACAAATACAAAGTAAATTCGATTTATTAGACTTATGGACAGAAGAAAGAATAAAAGCCAATAAATTATTCTTTGTACAGGAAACTTTTGATTGTAAAGAGCATCAAATCCCAACAAAAGCGGATTGGTTCTATAAAAATTGGACTAAAACAATCTAA
- a CDS encoding DUF6678 family protein, with the protein MKTEEKHNIYATVDSLGLSLFEKYKYLTENDKDIVKLKQQVNKIVESRNLSSVMNDTKWLELQQNIDSLPFPPAYNEKLILQEKAAFTFKDFKDPPKYQGDWSSFWEEGLPTFFTIEWLEIRATQQIHQGRLVPSKIIDATKELIQLLNKLNIPFEQDGDIITIYGYK; encoded by the coding sequence ATGAAAACCGAGGAAAAGCATAATATTTATGCAACTGTAGATTCGCTTGGCTTATCATTATTCGAAAAGTACAAATACCTGACAGAAAACGATAAAGATATTGTAAAACTGAAACAACAAGTAAACAAAATTGTTGAAAGCCGAAACCTCTCGTCTGTAATGAATGATACCAAGTGGCTCGAATTACAACAAAACATAGATTCGTTACCATTTCCTCCAGCGTATAACGAAAAATTAATCTTACAGGAAAAAGCTGCATTCACTTTTAAAGACTTTAAAGACCCACCCAAATACCAAGGAGATTGGTCAAGTTTTTGGGAAGAAGGCTTGCCTACATTTTTTACTATTGAATGGCTAGAAATCAGAGCAACCCAACAAATACACCAAGGTCGCTTAGTACCATCAAAAATTATTGATGCTACCAAAGAATTGATTCAATTATTAAATAAACTAAACATTCCTTTTGAGCAAGATGGCGATATTATCACTATATATGGATATAAATAA
- a CDS encoding DUF6210 family protein, giving the protein MISNQTGGTACLHPKIEGIFLPLSNDYSKENLEFKSPEIELINYFIGTKYNGNGAIKGIDYEDVDKINSILFRYGLNEIIEVDVNRLTESHEAWIRIKINKSQKNDVMKGFNKYPLSGILTWSNSD; this is encoded by the coding sequence ATGATTTCAAACCAAACTGGTGGAACTGCTTGTTTGCATCCGAAAATTGAAGGAATATTTTTGCCATTATCTAATGACTACTCTAAAGAGAATTTGGAGTTTAAAAGTCCCGAAATAGAATTAATAAATTACTTTATTGGTACAAAATATAATGGTAATGGAGCAATAAAAGGAATTGACTATGAAGATGTAGACAAAATAAATTCGATTTTATTCAGATATGGATTAAACGAAATAATAGAGGTTGATGTAAATAGATTAACAGAATCTCACGAGGCTTGGATTAGAATAAAAATCAATAAATCTCAAAAAAATGATGTAATGAAAGGATTTAATAAATATCCTCTAAGCGGAATATTAACTTGGTCAAATAGTGATTAA
- a CDS encoding pentapeptide repeat-containing protein, whose translation MKNVSKLMITSNKEFSAKTFINQHYYSSFIEKSSFFGIEFRNIIFAKVSFKQCEFKQCQFRNCDFDNVTFWESHFCETNIKDCSLENIIFSKSSVC comes from the coding sequence ATGAAGAATGTAAGTAAATTAATGATAACGTCAAATAAAGAGTTTAGTGCAAAAACTTTTATCAATCAGCATTATTACAGCTCTTTTATTGAAAAATCATCATTCTTCGGAATAGAATTTAGAAATATAATTTTTGCTAAAGTATCCTTCAAACAATGTGAATTTAAGCAGTGTCAGTTTAGAAATTGTGACTTTGATAATGTTACTTTTTGGGAATCACATTTTTGTGAAACCAACATTAAAGATTGCAGTTTAGAAAATATTATTTTCTCAAAATCATCCGTATGCTAA
- a CDS encoding DUF7677 family protein translates to MKLSESFSGALRSFAYFMASGTHYQLKGIDYLKLYGEEPSAIEQAFAIFANVIEMDENGEVLNAKYAEKRATDYIRSYCDANFKVEPPYEDWEIELY, encoded by the coding sequence ATGAAACTAAGCGAATCATTTAGCGGAGCACTCAGAAGTTTTGCCTATTTTATGGCAAGTGGTACGCATTACCAATTAAAAGGTATTGATTACCTAAAACTATATGGTGAAGAGCCCAGTGCCATAGAACAAGCCTTTGCCATTTTTGCCAACGTTATAGAAATGGATGAAAACGGAGAAGTGCTCAATGCAAAATATGCTGAAAAACGAGCAACAGATTACATCCGTTCGTATTGCGATGCTAACTTTAAAGTAGAACCTCCGTACGAAGATTGGGAAATAGAGTTGTATTAA
- a CDS encoding DUF6678 family protein, which yields MSTPNTYQLKLQEEIIKKVSFMNTTKWQKLFSIVKEIDPKCIVNIKLLLDDNAKEMVIPNIEDIINKKFIEAYWGIFDLKEIEWLFIPSIIQTEQKNREERLTPKTHTQKTPN from the coding sequence ATGTCAACCCCTAATACATATCAACTGAAACTACAAGAAGAAATCATAAAAAAAGTTAGTTTTATGAACACTACAAAGTGGCAGAAGTTATTTTCAATTGTAAAAGAAATAGACCCGAAATGCATAGTGAACATAAAACTTTTATTAGACGATAACGCAAAAGAGATGGTGATTCCCAACATAGAAGATATCATCAACAAAAAATTTATTGAAGCATATTGGGGTATTTTTGATTTAAAAGAAATTGAATGGTTATTTATTCCTTCCATAATACAAACAGAACAAAAAAATAGAGAAGAACGGCTTACACCTAAAACTCATACCCAAAAAACACCAAACTAA
- a CDS encoding PA3715 family protein: MKFLYLIIILLIFCSCNNNIKEKKVETVEVENAVEAAAEPSKHTTTTFKEEFLKLKLKNLPVIENSSFDSHTDKGDYQEVNTEALNLALVYKNWNILKSNYRIIDAYRLKLSKDFYTVVITAIQSDEEIESRLINYDIEGNIIASEMVAYDAKIQNWTSTKSKIEANRITINYHFKAGEETGIIRIEPNGKLKILNTKEIFYELVINELNIDHSKLIPSLQAFKILPNRPHEAIVVIPEIVEGSEEEHFFSLDTHIAYVNIENKQVLFHYFESAETNGWTSDAIVLLEIVIDTAPCTITENERAFGVKTHFVGSSRVNPYESEQLSLFIVANNNLQKVLHNFEILDNRGEWDGNCEGEFINEKRTLIISEEKNNGYFDILVKHKITNNIVFEDENSGCISKDTITTKTSVLKFDGKTYK; this comes from the coding sequence ATGAAATTTCTTTACCTCATAATTATCTTACTAATCTTTTGTTCTTGCAATAATAACATCAAAGAAAAGAAGGTAGAAACTGTAGAAGTAGAAAACGCTGTTGAAGCGGCAGCAGAACCGTCAAAACACACCACTACAACCTTTAAAGAAGAATTTCTAAAACTGAAACTAAAAAATCTCCCTGTTATCGAAAACTCTTCGTTTGATAGCCATACAGATAAAGGCGATTATCAAGAAGTAAATACCGAAGCATTAAATCTGGCTCTAGTTTATAAAAATTGGAATATCCTCAAATCCAATTATCGTATCATTGACGCATACCGATTAAAGTTATCTAAAGATTTTTATACTGTAGTCATAACAGCAATACAAAGCGATGAGGAAATAGAATCGAGACTTATCAACTATGACATAGAAGGAAATATCATTGCTTCAGAAATGGTTGCTTACGATGCAAAAATACAAAATTGGACTAGTACAAAATCAAAAATTGAAGCAAATCGCATTACGATTAATTACCATTTTAAGGCAGGTGAAGAAACCGGTATTATTAGAATAGAACCCAACGGAAAACTTAAAATATTAAACACCAAAGAAATATTTTATGAATTGGTGATAAATGAATTAAACATAGACCACTCAAAACTAATACCAAGCTTACAAGCATTTAAAATACTGCCTAACCGTCCGCACGAAGCCATAGTGGTTATTCCCGAAATCGTAGAAGGCAGCGAAGAAGAACATTTCTTTTCGCTCGATACTCATATTGCTTATGTGAATATAGAAAACAAACAGGTTTTATTTCACTATTTTGAAAGTGCTGAAACAAACGGCTGGACGTCAGATGCCATAGTGCTACTAGAAATAGTCATAGACACAGCACCCTGTACCATTACAGAAAACGAACGTGCTTTTGGCGTTAAAACCCATTTTGTTGGTAGTTCGCGTGTAAATCCTTACGAAAGTGAGCAACTTTCCTTGTTTATAGTAGCCAATAACAATTTACAGAAAGTCCTACATAATTTTGAAATACTGGACAATAGAGGTGAATGGGATGGTAATTGCGAAGGTGAATTTATAAACGAAAAAAGAACACTCATTATTTCAGAAGAAAAAAACAATGGTTATTTTGATATTTTAGTGAAACATAAAATCACCAATAATATAGTTTTTGAAGATGAAAATAGTGGTTGTATTAGTAAAGATACCATTACTACTAAAACATCGGTATTAAAATTTGATGGTAAAACCTATAAATAA
- a CDS encoding cadherin domain-containing protein, whose amino-acid sequence MKNITKFTKTLILTLLIITYSCSKDDDPIIINLQNLEVTIDENPTVGQVIGTVESDNNASLIFSITSQTPNGAIEINENTGELTVADATLFDFETNPTITATIAADKAQNTATVTITVNNTNELSVQDFSTTIDENPTDGQSLGTISASGDATLTYSITAQSPNGALNINSNSGELTVANPTLFDFETNPTITATVSVDNAGTVQTATVTINLNDIDEVSAQNTNLTINENPSNGDVVGALQASGSNLTYTITFQNPAGAFNINANTGELSVADATLFDFETNPNMLATISVSNGTQSVSANAFVALANINEVGDYNHGGVVFWVDPADNSHGLVCALDEQGSVQWGCESVFINGATGTAIGTGQTNTQEIIAVCPEVPIAAKLTSDLSLNGYDDWFLPSKDEIHELYINKSIVNETITAYGGSPFTNTTHWSSSQDSTTTGWAFYQAFNGFEGSEQKSLELHVRAVRAFNQ is encoded by the coding sequence ATGAAAAACATAACTAAATTTACAAAAACATTAATTCTTACACTATTAATAATAACCTATAGTTGTAGTAAGGACGACGATCCAATTATTATTAATCTTCAAAATTTAGAGGTTACAATAGATGAAAATCCTACGGTTGGACAAGTTATAGGAACCGTTGAAAGCGATAATAATGCTTCCTTAATCTTTAGCATTACTTCGCAAACACCAAATGGAGCTATCGAAATAAATGAAAATACAGGAGAATTAACCGTTGCCGATGCTACCTTATTCGATTTTGAAACAAACCCTACAATTACAGCAACTATTGCTGCGGATAAAGCTCAAAACACCGCTACGGTAACCATTACTGTAAACAATACAAACGAATTAAGCGTTCAAGATTTTTCTACAACTATTGATGAAAATCCTACCGACGGACAATCATTAGGAACTATTTCAGCAAGTGGTGATGCAACTTTAACTTATAGTATTACTGCTCAATCACCAAATGGAGCCTTAAATATAAATTCTAACTCAGGTGAATTAACCGTTGCAAATCCTACTTTGTTCGATTTTGAAACCAACCCTACAATTACCGCTACAGTTTCTGTTGATAATGCAGGTACCGTTCAAACAGCAACCGTTACCATTAATCTTAATGATATAGATGAAGTATCTGCTCAAAATACAAACCTAACTATTAATGAAAATCCATCAAACGGAGATGTTGTGGGGGCTTTACAGGCAAGTGGTTCTAACTTAACATATACTATTACCTTTCAAAATCCTGCTGGAGCTTTTAACATCAATGCAAATACAGGTGAATTGAGTGTTGCAGATGCTACTTTGTTTGATTTTGAAACCAATCCTAATATGTTAGCCACTATTTCGGTAAGTAACGGTACCCAATCGGTTTCTGCAAATGCTTTTGTTGCTCTTGCCAATATCAACGAGGTAGGCGACTATAATCATGGAGGGGTGGTTTTTTGGGTAGATCCCGCAGATAACAGCCATGGCTTGGTGTGCGCTCTTGACGAACAAGGCTCAGTTCAATGGGGCTGTGAAAGTGTTTTTATAAATGGCGCTACGGGAACCGCAATTGGAACTGGTCAAACCAACACCCAAGAAATCATTGCCGTATGTCCCGAAGTACCCATTGCAGCCAAACTTACTTCAGATTTATCCTTGAACGGTTACGATGATTGGTTCTTGCCCAGTAAAGATGAGATTCACGAATTATACATCAATAAAAGTATTGTAAACGAAACGATAACCGCCTATGGGGGAAGTCCTTTTACCAATACGACCCATTGGAGTTCTTCCCAAGATAGCACAACTACAGGGTGGGCATTTTATCAAGCCTTTAATGGATTTGAAGGCAGTGAGCAAAAATCACTAGAACTTCATGTAAGGGCCGTTAGAGCGTTTAACCAGTAA
- a CDS encoding LytR/AlgR family response regulator transcription factor yields MKTLIIEDKEYIRKGLRNLLQLLDTEITVLGECESVKDAIVVANACKPELVFLDINLTDGTGFDFLAQTENLNFKVIFITAYEEHALRALKIGAVDYLLKPVDIDELQIALQKVAHLPIDQQKQQVQVAKQAWNNEDSKLILSLHDSFQVIDLNELLFCESDKGYTTFYCSNNKKYMVSKTLKEFEERLCKANFTRPHQSYMVNLKFIDKYDKTGVIHLKCGKKIPVSSRKKEHFLNTFLNWTNN; encoded by the coding sequence TTGAAAACATTAATAATAGAAGATAAAGAATACATTAGGAAAGGTTTACGAAATCTATTGCAGTTACTTGATACTGAAATAACTGTGTTAGGTGAATGTGAATCCGTAAAAGATGCCATAGTAGTTGCTAATGCTTGTAAACCTGAATTGGTTTTTTTAGATATTAATCTTACCGATGGTACAGGGTTTGATTTTTTAGCACAAACCGAAAACCTAAATTTTAAAGTAATCTTTATTACTGCTTATGAAGAGCATGCCTTACGTGCTTTAAAAATTGGAGCAGTAGACTACTTGTTAAAACCTGTTGATATAGATGAATTACAAATAGCACTTCAAAAAGTAGCTCATCTTCCAATAGATCAACAAAAGCAACAAGTACAAGTAGCAAAACAGGCTTGGAATAATGAAGATTCAAAACTAATTTTATCATTACATGATAGTTTTCAAGTAATTGATTTAAACGAATTGTTGTTTTGTGAATCAGACAAGGGTTACACTACATTTTATTGTAGTAACAATAAAAAATATATGGTTTCAAAAACCTTAAAAGAGTTTGAAGAACGTCTGTGTAAAGCCAATTTTACACGCCCGCATCAATCTTACATGGTTAATTTAAAGTTCATAGATAAATATGATAAAACCGGAGTTATTCATTTAAAATGTGGCAAAAAAATACCAGTTTCTTCTAGAAAAAAAGAACATTTTCTAAATACTTTTTTAAACTGGACAAATAATTAA
- a CDS encoding tetratricopeptide repeat-containing sensor histidine kinase, translating into MFEIYATFTMSLTLKCISVLISFFLLPVSLISQNKKIDSLKIELENYKFNDTIRVNLLYDLSRANFRKDIGATDRYLNEADSLSTILNYEMGKARVYYLKGMLENIKANYTESLHFFNKSLKYYEIIQDKKRVADVYVAFGITNYDLSRYDEAIKNYQNATKIYRELNNKREIVTSLINTGNVYSEIGNYNDAISNYKDALIISEVINDEDGISYVHSNLGVVYKVQGNYPLAIDNFNKSLDYDKRIGNILGMARMHNNLGETYISIKKYDKALQHLYESLSLSHKTKNKKLISVNKSNIGNVYFYKKEYLKAIEYFSESLQVSQEINDLKHTSITYINIGNVYLKLGKPIIARKNYTNAKSISKKTENKRILSTSFLGIAETYLHERLYLQALTFALQGQQIAKELDLLESQKTAVDILSEVYQNTGQYKKAFESHQELKKLNDSLFNKENIEKITQIEYEYKYKQALDSASLRELKLTRTVLDTSQNLKKSQRNLLFGIVSFLITTLVLGIIILFLKLRNQKSKTQNVIIEQKLLRSQMTPHFIFNSLSVLQGMILNKEQKKSVSYLSKFSKLLRTILENSRDRTVLLSQELIAIENYLALQNLENESYTYTISVEEDIDTSLFKIPPMLIQPFVENAIEHAFVNLIGNRTINIELSYSNQELICVIKDNGVGIDYLKKDKNQDKKSLSTTITSERLEILSKDFKMNGSVITEDRKKYNEQGTVVTLTIPYIKIESIENINNRR; encoded by the coding sequence TTGTTTGAAATCTATGCTACTTTTACCATGAGCCTAACCTTAAAATGTATTTCTGTTTTAATCAGTTTTTTTCTTTTACCTGTAAGTTTAATATCTCAAAACAAAAAAATAGATAGCCTTAAAATTGAATTAGAAAATTATAAGTTTAATGATACTATTCGTGTTAACTTATTATATGATTTGTCGCGTGCTAATTTTAGAAAGGATATTGGTGCAACCGATCGTTACCTAAATGAAGCTGATAGCCTAAGCACTATTTTAAATTATGAAATGGGAAAGGCTCGTGTTTATTATTTAAAAGGGATGCTTGAGAATATCAAAGCTAATTACACAGAAAGCTTACATTTTTTTAATAAATCGCTTAAGTATTATGAAATTATTCAAGACAAAAAAAGAGTTGCTGATGTATATGTAGCTTTCGGAATTACCAATTATGATTTATCCAGATATGATGAAGCTATAAAAAATTATCAAAATGCAACCAAAATTTACAGGGAGCTAAACAACAAAAGAGAAATTGTCACAAGTCTTATAAATACTGGAAATGTATATTCGGAAATTGGAAATTACAATGATGCCATTTCTAACTATAAGGATGCTCTTATTATTAGTGAAGTTATTAATGATGAAGATGGTATTTCTTATGTTCATAGCAATTTAGGTGTTGTTTATAAAGTGCAAGGTAATTACCCATTAGCTATCGATAATTTTAATAAAAGTCTTGATTATGATAAAAGGATAGGAAATATATTAGGTATGGCTAGAATGCATAATAATTTGGGTGAAACATATATTTCTATAAAAAAATATGATAAAGCATTACAACATCTTTATGAGTCTTTGAGCTTATCTCATAAAACTAAAAATAAGAAGCTTATATCCGTTAATAAGAGTAATATCGGCAATGTTTATTTTTACAAGAAGGAGTATTTAAAAGCTATTGAATATTTTAGTGAATCTTTGCAAGTAAGTCAAGAAATTAATGATTTAAAGCATACTTCAATAACCTACATCAATATTGGGAACGTCTATTTAAAACTTGGTAAACCAATAATTGCTCGTAAAAATTACACAAATGCAAAAAGCATAAGTAAAAAAACAGAAAACAAACGTATTTTGTCCACTAGCTTTTTAGGTATTGCAGAAACTTACTTACATGAAAGGCTTTATTTGCAAGCGCTTACTTTTGCTTTGCAAGGCCAACAGATAGCCAAAGAATTAGACTTGTTAGAATCTCAAAAAACAGCTGTAGACATACTCTCTGAAGTTTATCAAAATACAGGACAATACAAAAAGGCTTTTGAAAGCCATCAAGAGCTAAAAAAGCTAAATGATAGTTTGTTTAACAAAGAAAATATTGAAAAAATTACTCAAATAGAATACGAGTACAAATACAAGCAAGCTTTAGATTCAGCTAGTCTTAGAGAGCTGAAATTAACAAGAACAGTACTTGATACCTCTCAAAACTTAAAAAAGTCTCAACGAAATTTACTGTTCGGTATCGTTTCTTTTTTAATAACAACATTAGTTTTAGGTATCATCATTCTATTCTTAAAACTGAGGAATCAAAAATCAAAAACACAAAATGTAATCATCGAGCAAAAACTATTGCGTTCGCAAATGACTCCACATTTTATTTTTAATTCACTTTCAGTTTTACAAGGCATGATTTTGAACAAAGAACAGAAAAAATCAGTTTCTTATTTATCTAAATTTTCAAAATTACTTAGAACTATTTTAGAAAATTCTCGAGATAGAACTGTATTACTTTCTCAAGAATTAATAGCTATAGAAAACTATTTAGCACTTCAAAATTTAGAAAATGAATCATATACTTATACCATTTCTGTAGAAGAAGATATTGATACATCGCTTTTTAAAATTCCTCCAATGCTTATTCAACCATTTGTAGAAAATGCTATAGAACATGCTTTTGTTAACCTAATAGGAAATAGAACTATTAATATAGAACTCAGTTATTCTAACCAAGAGTTAATTTGTGTTATTAAAGATAACGGCGTAGGTATAGATTATTTAAAGAAAGATAAAAATCAAGACAAAAAATCATTATCGACAACGATTACTTCAGAGCGATTAGAAATACTATCAAAAGATTTTAAAATGAATGGCTCTGTTATTACGGAAGATAGAAAAAAATATAATGAACAAGGGACTGTAGTTACCTTGACAATCCCTTATATAAAAATAGAAAGTATTGAAAACATTAATAATAGAAGATAA
- a CDS encoding protein-disulfide reductase DsbD domain-containing protein, whose amino-acid sequence MKKLFLILLLAVCTTTFAQVHDPVKWSTSVKKISDKEAELVATATIQKDWHLYSQEIPKGGPIPTLFTFEGDTKYLKKGNTKEEAGHVVDDPIFEMKIKYFDTKATFTQRIRLKTTEKFTVKGVVEYMVCTGMNCLPPKEVELTFNVN is encoded by the coding sequence ATGAAAAAATTATTTTTAATTCTATTATTGGCTGTTTGTACTACTACATTTGCCCAAGTGCACGATCCAGTAAAGTGGAGTACTTCAGTAAAAAAGATATCAGATAAAGAAGCAGAGTTAGTAGCTACCGCAACAATTCAAAAAGATTGGCATTTGTATTCACAAGAGATTCCAAAAGGAGGACCAATTCCAACCTTATTTACTTTTGAAGGAGATACTAAATACTTGAAAAAAGGAAATACTAAAGAAGAAGCAGGACATGTAGTGGACGATCCAATCTTTGAAATGAAAATTAAATATTTCGATACTAAAGCTACTTTTACTCAGAGAATCCGTTTAAAAACTACAGAAAAGTTTACAGTTAAAGGAGTGGTAGAATATATGGTGTGTACAGGAATGAACTGCTTACCTCCAAAAGAAGTAGAATTAACTTTTAATGTAAATTAA